A genome region from Microbacterium terricola includes the following:
- a CDS encoding N-acetylglucosamine kinase, translating into MSPRSVLAIDAGQTAIKVRLDTPGHRDDLLFRGIDTHEPLLPQLADVVREAVERTHGSPTLLTAGISGLTERDSDAGALLSLLSGTGIRGARLAHDSTTSFLGALGSRSGAVVAAGTGVVTLAVGLHSVARVDGWGYIMGDAGSGYWIGRAALDASMRAYDGRGPATGLVDVVRERWPDLAQAYIALQSDDDRVRIVAAFAADVAALASDGDEVALRITAEAAHELATSVSTAIGRVRDRDETFAVCAVGGVFGSALLRDAFAEELSGPGIELVTPLGTAIDGAVALAELAPTHPLTADVRHAGTV; encoded by the coding sequence GTGAGCCCCAGGAGCGTCCTCGCCATCGATGCAGGACAGACGGCCATCAAGGTCCGACTCGACACCCCCGGTCATCGCGACGACCTCCTCTTCCGGGGGATCGACACGCACGAGCCGCTCCTCCCCCAGCTCGCCGACGTCGTGCGCGAGGCCGTCGAGCGCACGCACGGCTCTCCCACGCTCCTGACCGCAGGCATCTCGGGGCTGACCGAGCGCGATTCGGACGCGGGCGCACTCCTGTCGCTCCTGAGCGGCACCGGCATCCGCGGCGCACGGCTCGCGCACGACTCGACCACGTCGTTCCTCGGGGCGCTCGGCAGCCGCAGCGGCGCCGTCGTCGCCGCCGGAACCGGCGTCGTCACCCTCGCCGTCGGACTCCACTCGGTGGCACGCGTCGACGGGTGGGGCTACATCATGGGCGACGCCGGAAGCGGCTACTGGATCGGCCGCGCGGCACTCGACGCGAGCATGCGGGCGTACGACGGACGCGGCCCCGCCACGGGCCTCGTCGACGTCGTGCGAGAGCGCTGGCCTGACCTCGCCCAGGCCTACATCGCCCTCCAGTCGGACGACGACCGCGTGCGGATCGTCGCGGCCTTCGCCGCCGATGTCGCCGCGCTCGCGAGCGACGGCGACGAGGTCGCCCTGCGGATCACCGCGGAGGCGGCGCACGAGCTCGCGACGAGCGTCAGCACGGCGATCGGCCGCGTGCGCGACCGCGACGAGACGTTCGCGGTGTGCGCCGTCGGCGGAGTGTTCGGCTCCGCACTCCTGCGCGACGCGTTCGCGGAGGAGCTGAGCGGTCCCGGCATCGAGCTCGTCACGCCCCTGGGCACGGCGATCGACGGCGCCGTCGCCCTGGCCGAGCTCGCACCCACCCACCCCCTGACCGCCGACGTCCGGCACGCGGGCACCGTATGA
- a CDS encoding glycoside hydrolase family 113, translated as MSVLEGPVCGMTWGWTGVRGTWAVPEAAASMQAMAEHAVTWTAISYAALQATPFSTEIGYDSEPTVTDDEIVWAIREARALGMKVCLKPVVNVADGTWRAHIGFFDWDVPGEPSWTEWFASYRAFLLHAARIAEAEQCEMLCIGCEMVRADGQEQHWRALIRDIREIYSGLITYNCDKYQEDRVTWWDAVDVVSSSGYYPIDAWEENLDRIERVVTASGRPFVFLEAGCPSRVGSPARPNDWTLAGAPSGEAQLAYYRAMFDACARRPWVEGFFLWDWPPRLYDEIDAFSNDDYCPYGKPAGRYLRETYAAMSRKERA; from the coding sequence GTGAGCGTGCTCGAGGGGCCGGTCTGCGGAATGACCTGGGGCTGGACCGGCGTGCGCGGCACGTGGGCCGTCCCCGAGGCCGCAGCATCCATGCAGGCGATGGCCGAGCACGCGGTCACCTGGACCGCGATCTCGTACGCCGCCCTGCAGGCCACCCCCTTCTCCACCGAGATCGGCTACGACAGTGAGCCGACGGTCACCGACGACGAGATCGTGTGGGCGATCCGCGAGGCGCGCGCCCTCGGCATGAAGGTGTGCCTGAAGCCCGTGGTCAACGTCGCCGACGGCACTTGGCGAGCGCACATCGGCTTCTTCGACTGGGATGTGCCGGGCGAGCCGAGCTGGACGGAGTGGTTCGCGTCGTATCGCGCGTTCCTCCTCCACGCGGCCCGGATCGCCGAGGCCGAGCAGTGCGAGATGCTCTGCATCGGGTGCGAGATGGTGCGCGCCGACGGTCAGGAGCAGCACTGGCGCGCGCTCATCCGCGACATCAGGGAGATCTACTCGGGCCTGATCACCTACAACTGCGACAAGTACCAGGAGGACCGCGTCACGTGGTGGGATGCGGTCGACGTCGTGTCCTCCAGCGGCTACTACCCGATCGACGCCTGGGAGGAGAACCTCGACCGCATCGAGCGGGTGGTGACGGCATCCGGTCGCCCGTTCGTCTTCCTCGAGGCGGGGTGCCCGTCGCGCGTCGGATCGCCCGCGCGCCCGAACGACTGGACGCTCGCCGGCGCACCGTCCGGCGAGGCGCAGCTCGCCTACTACCGGGCGATGTTCGATGCGTGCGCGCGACGCCCGTGGGTGGAAGGCTTCTTCCTGTGGGATTGGCCGCCGCGCCTGTACGACGAGATCGACGCCTTCTCGAACGACGACTACTGCCCCTATGGAAAACCCGCGGGCCGGTACCTGCGTGAGACGTACGCCGCCATGAGCCGGAAGGAACGCGCGTGA
- a CDS encoding glycoside hydrolase family 2 protein, with amino-acid sequence MTSLSSRTIHDGWTARAASGPAPAEVSAQTLPAAVPGCIHVDLLDAGLIPDPYQGANEALVAWIGLVDWTFETTFAWSPDGHTRQDLVFEGLDTVAAIRLNGRLLGETANQHRSYRFDVGPLLVDGDNHLEVAFRAPVPYANLQSVALGARPRPYPLPYEAIRKSACNFGWDWGIATFTTGIWKPVRLESWSGARLAEVRITAAPEGDGGAVEADVVIERDAADLPVSVSLQVTGPGLDADAPPAAAAPVDGDRVHVRLALAAAERWWPAGYGEQPRYVVDVRLDGDETVDAAQRVVGFRTVEWDTTADAAGSAFTLVVNDQPIFVKGVNWIPDDALPVRVDRARVERRLRQALDANLNLIRVWGGGLYESEDFYDLADELGLLTWQDFLFACAGYPEEEPLRSEIEAEARENVVRLASHPSLVLLTGNNEALEGFEDWGWKQRLDGRSWGAHYYYELFPRVIGELAPHVPYIPGSPFSSGMGWDPAPTADSPSGTQTGPHPLDPGSGTVHLWRQWNDRDWTTYREHTPRFVAEFGWQGPPSWTTLTGSLDDAPLTPESPGMIVHQKAMEGNVKLTNGLLPHFRVPDDMETWHWAMQLNQALAVGAALDHFRSWAPHTMGAIVWQLNDCWPVTSWAAIDGGERPKPLFHALRNSFAARVVTIQPRDGALAVVLGNDTDEEWTGPVQVRRLSFAGEALAGITVQATVPARGSLVVPIDRGVATSTGDESQLLVAEAPGARGLWFFAEPRDSALPAQDLVLEARRVDGGTEVTVTARSLARDVTLLVDKVHPSAHAEDGLITLLPGESARILVRHDGELDARALADPRVLRSANQLVRA; translated from the coding sequence ATGACATCCCTCTCCTCCCGCACCATCCACGACGGCTGGACGGCCCGTGCCGCCTCGGGCCCCGCGCCGGCGGAGGTCAGCGCGCAGACGCTCCCGGCAGCGGTTCCCGGCTGCATCCACGTCGACCTGCTCGACGCAGGGCTCATCCCCGATCCGTACCAGGGCGCCAACGAGGCGCTCGTCGCCTGGATCGGACTCGTGGACTGGACCTTCGAGACCACGTTCGCCTGGTCGCCGGACGGCCACACCAGGCAGGACCTCGTGTTCGAGGGCCTCGACACCGTCGCGGCGATCCGGCTGAACGGCCGGCTCCTCGGCGAGACGGCGAATCAGCACCGCTCGTACCGCTTCGACGTGGGCCCGCTGCTCGTCGACGGCGACAACCACCTCGAGGTCGCCTTCCGGGCTCCCGTGCCGTACGCCAACCTGCAGAGCGTCGCACTGGGCGCTCGTCCCCGCCCGTACCCGCTGCCGTACGAGGCGATCCGGAAGTCGGCATGCAACTTCGGCTGGGACTGGGGCATCGCGACCTTCACGACCGGGATCTGGAAGCCCGTGCGGCTCGAATCGTGGTCAGGTGCACGGCTGGCGGAGGTGCGGATCACGGCCGCCCCCGAGGGGGACGGCGGCGCGGTCGAGGCGGACGTCGTGATCGAACGGGACGCCGCCGACCTCCCGGTGTCGGTGTCGCTCCAGGTGACCGGCCCCGGACTCGACGCCGACGCGCCACCGGCCGCCGCGGCGCCGGTCGACGGCGACCGCGTGCACGTGCGCCTCGCGCTCGCCGCGGCCGAGCGCTGGTGGCCGGCGGGATACGGGGAGCAGCCCCGGTACGTCGTGGATGTGCGTCTCGACGGCGACGAGACCGTCGACGCCGCGCAGCGGGTGGTCGGGTTCCGCACCGTGGAGTGGGACACCACGGCGGATGCCGCGGGCAGCGCCTTCACGCTGGTGGTGAACGACCAGCCGATCTTCGTCAAGGGCGTCAACTGGATCCCGGATGACGCGCTCCCCGTGCGGGTCGACCGCGCCCGCGTGGAGCGACGGCTCCGGCAGGCGCTGGACGCGAACCTCAACCTCATCCGGGTCTGGGGCGGCGGCCTCTACGAGTCCGAGGACTTCTACGACCTGGCGGACGAGCTGGGGCTGCTGACGTGGCAGGACTTCCTGTTCGCGTGCGCCGGCTACCCGGAGGAGGAGCCGCTGCGCTCCGAGATCGAGGCGGAGGCGCGCGAGAACGTGGTCCGGCTCGCCTCGCATCCGTCGCTCGTGCTGCTGACCGGCAACAACGAGGCCCTCGAGGGATTCGAGGACTGGGGCTGGAAGCAGCGCCTCGACGGCCGCTCGTGGGGAGCCCACTACTATTACGAGCTGTTCCCTCGCGTGATCGGCGAGCTCGCTCCACATGTGCCGTACATCCCCGGGAGCCCGTTCAGCAGCGGCATGGGCTGGGATCCGGCGCCGACGGCTGATTCGCCCAGCGGCACGCAGACCGGACCCCACCCGCTCGACCCCGGGTCGGGCACCGTGCACCTGTGGCGTCAGTGGAACGATCGCGACTGGACGACGTACCGCGAGCACACCCCTCGCTTCGTGGCGGAGTTCGGGTGGCAGGGGCCGCCGTCGTGGACCACGCTCACCGGATCGCTCGACGACGCACCCCTCACGCCCGAGTCCCCGGGGATGATCGTGCACCAGAAGGCCATGGAGGGGAACGTCAAGCTCACGAACGGGCTGCTTCCGCACTTCCGCGTGCCCGACGACATGGAGACCTGGCACTGGGCGATGCAGCTCAACCAGGCGCTCGCGGTCGGCGCGGCGCTCGATCATTTCCGCTCGTGGGCACCGCACACGATGGGGGCGATCGTCTGGCAGCTCAACGACTGCTGGCCCGTCACCTCGTGGGCCGCGATCGACGGCGGCGAGCGGCCCAAGCCGCTCTTCCATGCCCTGCGGAACTCGTTCGCCGCGCGCGTGGTCACGATCCAACCGCGTGACGGCGCCCTCGCGGTCGTGCTCGGCAACGACACCGATGAGGAGTGGACGGGCCCCGTGCAGGTGCGCAGGCTCTCGTTCGCCGGAGAGGCGCTCGCAGGGATCACCGTCCAGGCGACGGTGCCGGCCCGCGGCTCGCTCGTGGTGCCGATCGATCGCGGCGTGGCCACGAGCACAGGCGACGAGTCCCAGCTCCTCGTCGCGGAGGCACCGGGCGCGCGCGGCCTGTGGTTCTTCGCGGAGCCCCGGGATTCCGCGCTCCCCGCGCAGGACCTCGTGCTCGAGGCACGACGCGTCGACGGGGGCACCGAGGTGACCGTGACGGCGCGCTCGCTCGCCCGCGACGTCACCCTGCTGGTCGACAAGGTGCACCCGTCGGCACACGCGGAGGACGGGCTGATCACTCTGCTCCCCGGAGAGAGCGCCCGCATCCTGGTCCGCCACGACGGGGAGCTGGACGCCCGCGCGCTCGCCGATCCGCGGGTGCTGCGGAGCGCGAACCAGCTGGTGCGCGCGTGA
- a CDS encoding carbohydrate ABC transporter permease, with translation MTATAPARPDARGRSLTERLGSMTASTAKYVSLILAAVVTLLPLSVLLFASLKTAPEYAETGPFDPPSDWFNFDNFVTAFTSGKMLEGFVNTTIVLAVSLVGTIFLGTMAAYALDRFAFRGKKLVFGLFLLATLIPGVTSQVATFQLINGMGLYDTKAALILLFMGTDIIAIYLFIQFMQGIPVSLDEAAMIDGANRWTIYWRIILPLLRPAIATVVIIKGIAIYNEFYTPFLYLPSEGLISTSLFRFKGPFGAQWEVIAAGTIVVIIPTLVAFLLLQRWIYKGLTSGAVK, from the coding sequence ATGACCGCCACCGCACCCGCCCGTCCGGACGCCCGAGGCAGGTCGCTGACCGAGCGCCTCGGCTCGATGACCGCGTCGACCGCCAAGTACGTGAGCCTGATCCTCGCCGCGGTGGTCACGCTCCTGCCGCTGTCCGTCCTGCTGTTCGCGAGCCTGAAGACCGCGCCGGAGTACGCCGAGACCGGCCCGTTCGATCCCCCGTCCGACTGGTTCAACTTCGACAACTTCGTCACCGCGTTCACCAGCGGCAAGATGCTCGAGGGGTTCGTCAACACCACCATCGTGCTCGCGGTGTCGCTGGTCGGCACCATCTTCCTCGGCACGATGGCCGCGTACGCGCTCGACCGCTTCGCGTTCCGCGGCAAGAAGCTCGTCTTCGGCCTCTTCCTCCTCGCGACGCTGATCCCGGGCGTCACGAGCCAGGTCGCGACGTTCCAGCTCATCAACGGCATGGGGCTCTACGACACCAAGGCCGCGCTGATCCTGCTGTTCATGGGAACCGACATCATCGCGATCTACCTGTTCATCCAGTTCATGCAGGGAATCCCGGTGTCGCTCGACGAGGCGGCCATGATCGACGGCGCCAACCGCTGGACGATCTACTGGCGGATCATCCTCCCGCTGCTGCGCCCCGCCATCGCGACCGTCGTGATCATCAAGGGCATCGCGATCTACAACGAGTTCTACACCCCCTTCCTCTACCTGCCGTCCGAGGGGCTCATCTCGACCTCCCTCTTCCGCTTCAAGGGCCCCTTCGGCGCCCAGTGGGAGGTGATCGCAGCGGGCACGATCGTCGTGATCATCCCGACGCTCGTCGCCTTCCTGCTGCTGCAGCGGTGGATCTACAAGGGCCTGACCTCAGGAGCCGTCAAATGA
- a CDS encoding carbohydrate ABC transporter permease, with translation MAIAAPGSAPADAPAVLSAPARSRRARGFGRAPAGAGGARGTAGRTLLQKLTPWLFLSGAVALLLLFTYWPALNLFYYSVTDWDGIDLTKHFVGFENYVQVFTDPRVFSVFWVSLYYFVASFVQMAIALYFAALLSFSTRFSNLFRGILFFPYLINGVAVGFVFLYLFQPGGTLDTALAWFGVADPPQWLGNPDIVNWSLASTSVWRYTGLNFVLFLGAIQSIPHELYEAADLDGANRWQQFWAIIFPGIRRIIGLSFILAIAGSLSVFEIPFIMTGGANGSATFVIQTLQTAFSFRQVGLASAMAVVLLAIVLVITWIQRKVFPDEKVDLT, from the coding sequence ATGGCGATCGCAGCACCTGGCTCCGCGCCCGCGGATGCCCCTGCGGTCCTGTCTGCACCCGCTCGGTCCCGGCGGGCGCGTGGCTTCGGCCGCGCGCCCGCCGGCGCCGGCGGCGCACGCGGGACGGCGGGACGCACCCTCCTGCAGAAGCTGACCCCGTGGCTCTTCCTCTCCGGAGCGGTGGCCCTGCTCCTGCTGTTCACGTACTGGCCCGCGCTGAACCTCTTCTACTACAGCGTCACCGACTGGGACGGCATCGACCTGACGAAGCACTTCGTCGGGTTCGAGAACTACGTCCAGGTGTTCACCGATCCGCGCGTCTTCAGCGTGTTCTGGGTGAGCCTGTACTACTTCGTCGCGTCCTTCGTCCAGATGGCGATCGCGCTCTACTTCGCTGCACTGCTGAGCTTCTCGACCCGGTTCTCGAACCTCTTCCGCGGCATCCTCTTCTTCCCGTACCTCATCAACGGGGTCGCGGTCGGCTTCGTCTTCCTCTACCTGTTCCAGCCAGGCGGCACCCTCGACACCGCACTGGCGTGGTTCGGCGTGGCCGACCCGCCGCAGTGGCTGGGCAATCCGGACATCGTGAACTGGTCGCTGGCGAGCACGTCGGTGTGGCGGTACACGGGGCTGAACTTCGTCCTGTTCCTCGGCGCGATCCAGTCGATCCCGCATGAGCTCTACGAAGCCGCCGACCTCGACGGTGCGAACCGGTGGCAGCAGTTCTGGGCGATCATCTTCCCTGGCATCCGCCGCATCATCGGCCTGTCCTTCATCCTCGCCATCGCAGGATCGCTCTCGGTGTTCGAGATCCCGTTCATCATGACCGGCGGCGCCAACGGCTCCGCGACCTTCGTGATCCAGACCCTGCAGACCGCATTCAGCTTCCGGCAGGTCGGCCTCGCCTCGGCGATGGCCGTCGTGCTCCTGGCGATCGTGCTGGTGATCACGTGGATCCAGCGCAAGGTGTTCCCCGACGAGAAGGTCGACCTGACATGA
- a CDS encoding ABC transporter substrate-binding protein, translated as MARKPLAAIALLTVAGVALAGCSSGGGGGGDADNAIDGEVKGDIKVVTWRTDLVEDGTFDKYAAEFNKKYPDVNVTFEGITDYAGEMLTRMSTTNYGDVIGIPAIKPDQYEQFLEPLGKTADFEDTYRFLPAASFDGTQYGIAFGGNANGVVYNKKVFEEAGVSATPTNEDEWLDALQKVKDNTDAIPLYTNYKDGWPLTQSFGNLGVVTDDPDAPITMAEDKAPWTEGSDVYAIDSLLYDSVAAGLTEDDPLTTNWEQSKVDLGTGKIAAMTLGSWAISQMQAAADDNGASADDIGYMAFPANVDGTQYAVIGGDYNLAVSKHSKAKAAAWAWIQWVVSESGYTEAQGMISPLIDKELPPNLAGFTDAGVELMEINPAPAGKEGLINQVADDSQIDLYGPIYRQKLVDIARGAADGDKDSYFAELNERWGASVDKLAG; from the coding sequence ATGGCACGCAAACCACTCGCAGCCATCGCGCTGCTGACCGTCGCCGGCGTGGCCCTCGCGGGCTGCTCGAGCGGGGGCGGCGGCGGTGGCGACGCGGACAACGCGATCGACGGCGAGGTGAAGGGCGACATCAAGGTCGTGACGTGGCGCACCGACCTGGTCGAGGACGGGACGTTCGACAAGTACGCAGCGGAATTCAACAAGAAGTACCCCGATGTGAACGTCACGTTCGAGGGCATCACCGACTATGCGGGCGAGATGCTCACCCGCATGTCGACGACGAACTACGGCGACGTCATCGGCATCCCCGCCATCAAGCCCGACCAGTACGAGCAGTTCCTCGAGCCGCTCGGCAAGACGGCCGACTTCGAGGACACCTACCGGTTCCTCCCCGCGGCGAGCTTCGACGGCACGCAGTACGGCATCGCCTTCGGCGGCAACGCGAACGGCGTCGTCTACAACAAGAAGGTCTTCGAAGAGGCCGGCGTCTCGGCCACACCCACGAACGAGGACGAGTGGCTCGATGCCCTCCAGAAGGTGAAGGACAACACCGACGCCATCCCGCTGTACACGAACTACAAGGACGGCTGGCCGCTGACGCAGAGCTTCGGCAACCTCGGCGTCGTCACCGACGACCCCGATGCTCCGATCACCATGGCCGAGGACAAGGCGCCGTGGACCGAGGGCTCGGACGTGTACGCGATCGACTCGCTCCTGTACGACTCCGTCGCCGCCGGCCTCACCGAGGACGACCCGCTGACCACCAACTGGGAGCAGTCGAAGGTCGATCTCGGCACCGGCAAGATCGCCGCGATGACGCTCGGCTCGTGGGCGATCTCGCAGATGCAGGCCGCTGCGGACGACAACGGCGCCTCCGCCGACGACATCGGATACATGGCCTTCCCGGCCAACGTGGACGGCACCCAGTACGCCGTCATCGGCGGCGACTACAACCTCGCGGTGAGCAAGCACTCCAAGGCGAAGGCCGCCGCATGGGCGTGGATCCAGTGGGTCGTGTCCGAATCCGGCTACACCGAGGCGCAGGGCATGATCTCGCCGCTCATCGACAAGGAGCTGCCGCCGAACCTCGCGGGCTTCACCGACGCCGGCGTCGAGCTCATGGAGATCAACCCGGCCCCCGCGGGCAAGGAGGGCCTCATCAACCAGGTCGCCGACGACTCGCAGATCGACCTCTACGGCCCGATCTACCGCCAGAAGCTCGTCGACATCGCCCGCGGCGCCGCCGACGGCGACAAGGACAGCTACTTCGCCGAGCTGAACGAGCGCTGGGGCGCCTCGGTCGACAAGCTCGCAGGCTGA
- a CDS encoding LacI family DNA-binding transcriptional regulator, with the protein MTVQQRATLDDVARLAGVSSKTVSRVFTQRELVSPLTVERVLTAAKRLRFRPNTLAQGLRRGGGTKTLGFIMGELSNPFYYKVAAGLEKELALNGYSLVVATTDDTEEGEGRVADALLSQRVGALLLIPVSEDQSYLEGERQLGTPIIAIDRPARNLAADSIVLDNRFAVLEATRRLVRLGHRRIAYVCNPVSVYTQSERLAGYRQAMAEAGITDTAPWELLRDDLSLPAIDMMRELMARDEQPTAIVTGNNRMTIGALQALRELGDGDRTALIGFDDFDTADILGVSVISYDPLELGRRAARLAIERIADPAGFVQLITLPTWIIERGTGERPPPVEGDA; encoded by the coding sequence ATGACGGTTCAACAGCGCGCGACGCTCGACGATGTGGCACGACTCGCCGGGGTCAGCTCGAAGACGGTCTCGCGGGTGTTCACGCAGCGCGAGCTCGTGTCGCCGCTCACGGTCGAGCGCGTCCTGACGGCCGCGAAGCGGCTGCGGTTCCGCCCCAACACGCTCGCCCAGGGCCTGCGTCGCGGCGGCGGCACGAAGACCCTCGGCTTCATCATGGGTGAGCTCAGCAACCCCTTCTACTACAAGGTCGCCGCCGGCCTCGAGAAGGAGTTGGCCCTGAACGGGTACAGCCTCGTCGTCGCGACCACCGACGACACCGAGGAGGGCGAAGGCCGGGTCGCCGACGCCCTGCTGTCGCAGCGCGTCGGCGCGCTGCTGCTCATCCCGGTGAGCGAGGACCAGTCGTACCTGGAGGGGGAGCGGCAGCTGGGCACGCCGATCATCGCGATCGACCGGCCGGCCCGCAACCTCGCCGCCGACTCGATCGTGCTCGACAACCGCTTCGCGGTGCTCGAGGCGACCCGGCGGCTCGTCCGGCTCGGGCACCGCCGGATCGCCTATGTCTGCAACCCGGTCTCGGTGTACACGCAGTCCGAGCGGCTCGCCGGCTACCGGCAGGCCATGGCGGAGGCCGGCATCACCGACACCGCGCCGTGGGAGCTGCTGCGTGATGACCTCTCGCTGCCCGCGATCGACATGATGCGCGAGCTGATGGCGCGCGACGAGCAGCCGACCGCGATCGTCACGGGCAACAACCGGATGACGATCGGCGCCCTGCAGGCGCTGCGCGAACTGGGCGACGGCGACCGGACGGCCCTCATCGGCTTCGACGACTTCGACACGGCCGACATCCTGGGCGTCTCGGTCATCTCCTACGACCCGCTCGAGCTCGGCCGACGTGCTGCCCGGCTCGCCATCGAGCGCATCGCCGACCCTGCCGGATTCGTCCAGCTCATCACCCTGCCCACGTGGATCATCGAACGTGGCACCGGCGAGCGCCCGCCCCCCGTCGAAGGAGACGCATGA
- a CDS encoding alpha-galactosidase: MTADHLAIDAHGIALVLEVPTTGLPCILHWGPSLGAVSADDLALLAAGVRRQAAPGTLDAAWQISILPAESDGWTGRPGLQVRTADGLHRPRWQTSSARAAADTVVIEAVDTASALTLRWAAAIETGGVVWVDVELRNGDGPPVELEWLEPTLPVPTGVTHLTTFDGRWTREKRPVTTPVPAGAVARQSRRGRPGHDAPTAALLTIGEPRWTAGEVWGTHLAWSSDATYRTDRVTDSSTLVGAGELLRPGEIVLQPGETYRAPRAAFVWSAEGLDGFAQRVHAWLRVRPQHPSSPRPLTLNTWEAVYFDHDPARLLALADTAATVGIERFVLDDGWFQGRRDDSTSLGDWVVDRTVWPDGLEPLADRVHALGMQFGLWFEPEMVSLDSDLARAHPEWLLHDAGHLSHDPSLSWRGQYVLNLAHPDAYAHVRDQMSELIAALGIDFIKWDHNRDLVDSVHDGRPGVHAQMLATYRLIRELKVGHPGLEIESCSSGGARTDLGILEVTDRVWASDSNDPVERQDIQRWTGLLLPPELVGAHVGPAESHSSGRTTDLSYRMATSLLGSAGFECDIQAFSDDERETAGRFAALYRELRPIIHRGAVSHPELRDPAWRVTMFTAPDAAEAVVVAATVRSLEDARAERLRLPGVDRSRRYRVRVRDEIGAARSASWVTPEWFSDGGIELPGSVLADVGLQLPALWPAQAFVLHATAV; the protein is encoded by the coding sequence ATGACCGCCGACCACCTCGCGATCGACGCCCACGGCATCGCGCTCGTCCTCGAAGTGCCCACGACCGGTCTCCCGTGCATCCTGCACTGGGGACCCTCGCTCGGTGCGGTGTCCGCTGACGACCTCGCGCTGCTCGCTGCGGGGGTCCGTCGCCAGGCGGCGCCGGGCACGCTCGATGCGGCATGGCAGATATCGATCCTGCCTGCCGAGTCCGACGGCTGGACCGGGCGGCCTGGCCTGCAGGTGCGCACGGCCGACGGGCTGCACCGGCCTCGCTGGCAGACCTCGTCTGCGCGTGCCGCCGCTGACACGGTGGTCATCGAGGCGGTGGACACGGCATCCGCCCTCACGCTCCGCTGGGCGGCGGCGATCGAGACAGGCGGCGTCGTGTGGGTGGACGTCGAGCTCCGCAACGGCGACGGCCCGCCGGTGGAGCTCGAGTGGCTGGAGCCGACGCTTCCGGTTCCCACCGGCGTCACGCATCTGACGACGTTCGACGGTCGGTGGACCCGCGAGAAGCGCCCGGTCACGACGCCGGTTCCGGCCGGCGCGGTGGCGCGTCAGTCCCGGCGGGGTCGTCCGGGCCATGACGCCCCGACGGCTGCGCTGCTCACGATCGGCGAGCCTCGGTGGACCGCCGGCGAGGTCTGGGGGACGCACCTCGCCTGGTCGTCGGACGCGACCTACCGCACCGATCGGGTCACGGACTCGTCGACCCTCGTCGGGGCAGGCGAGCTGCTCCGCCCCGGCGAGATCGTCCTCCAGCCCGGCGAGACCTATCGGGCGCCGCGCGCGGCGTTCGTCTGGAGCGCCGAGGGCCTGGACGGCTTCGCGCAGCGCGTGCACGCCTGGCTGCGGGTGCGGCCGCAGCATCCCTCGTCGCCGCGTCCGCTGACACTGAACACGTGGGAGGCCGTGTACTTCGATCACGATCCCGCACGTCTCCTGGCGCTCGCCGATACCGCTGCGACGGTCGGGATCGAGCGGTTCGTCCTCGATGACGGGTGGTTCCAGGGGCGCCGCGACGACTCGACGAGCCTGGGCGACTGGGTCGTGGACCGCACCGTGTGGCCGGACGGGCTCGAGCCGCTCGCCGACCGGGTGCACGCGCTCGGCATGCAGTTCGGACTGTGGTTCGAGCCGGAGATGGTGAGCCTCGACTCCGATCTCGCGCGAGCTCATCCGGAGTGGCTCCTGCACGATGCCGGCCACCTCTCGCACGATCCGTCGCTGTCGTGGCGCGGACAGTACGTCCTGAACCTCGCGCATCCCGACGCGTACGCCCATGTGCGCGACCAGATGTCGGAGCTGATCGCCGCGCTCGGCATCGACTTCATCAAGTGGGACCACAACCGCGACCTCGTCGACAGCGTGCACGACGGGCGTCCGGGCGTGCACGCGCAGATGCTCGCGACGTACCGCCTGATCCGCGAGCTCAAGGTCGGGCACCCCGGACTCGAGATCGAGTCCTGCTCGAGCGGCGGCGCACGCACCGATCTCGGAATCCTCGAGGTCACCGATCGCGTGTGGGCGAGCGACTCGAACGATCCGGTCGAGCGTCAGGACATCCAGCGCTGGACCGGCCTGCTGCTGCCGCCCGAGCTGGTCGGCGCCCACGTCGGTCCGGCCGAGTCGCACAGCTCAGGGCGCACGACCGACCTCTCCTACCGGATGGCCACGAGCCTGCTGGGCTCCGCGGGGTTCGAATGCGACATCCAGGCCTTCTCCGACGACGAGCGCGAGACCGCAGGTCGGTTCGCGGCCCTCTACCGGGAGCTGCGGCCGATCATCCACAGGGGAGCGGTCTCCCATCCGGAGCTGCGCGACCCCGCCTGGCGCGTCACGATGTTCACCGCGCCGGATGCCGCCGAGGCGGTCGTCGTGGCCGCGACGGTACGCAGTCTCGAGGACGCCCGCGCCGAGCGGCTGCGGCTGCCCGGCGTGGACAGGTCGCGGCGGTATCGCGTGCGGGTCCGCGACGAGATCGGTGCGGCGCGGAGCGCGTCGTGGGTGACGCCGGAGTGGTTCTCAGACGGCGGGATCGAGCTGCCAGGGTCCGTGCTCGCCGACGTCGGGCTGCAGCTGCCCGCGCTCTGGCCCGCGCAGGCGTTCGTGCTGCACGCGACGGCGGTCTAG